One segment of Neobacillus endophyticus DNA contains the following:
- a CDS encoding dynamin family protein: MTLEERLIQKNYYKMFINEHEEIHPIRVLGDAFQEEARKDIPELSAIRFAQGEVYFHHKDFEAAIFKWENIPGELELWARKNTADAYYELGMLSTAEDLYTAIETDQTTLKTEVALKLFSLYIKKGNLDAAVSVIKSTIAENPDYPNVTAIARSFFEEQNDWNNAVELAVNEAKRTESIEWFTILQTYVESGVTKELVPSYFSQVLITLFHLDKMKFEQLLSAFWNSYKHQDSYFAWIKEINQLLLMLELERNFDWHELSRLHRDAYFSFINGRYFIQMLQEFVPDLLTNWLRIADTKNVVLSSAAVLSWNELFPATIVPVVVKEAEKLLSITESDIDELEECLTLFDSIIQWAVEHDMGGNNRVQWTVEQLIDFDTQHVLVTGLSGSGKSSFLNTVLGEHLQDSPTSSMVMFKHAEETEITEITDQEVTRLAGFADFQERMDRLRNALESIIEYRRPSIFLQENQVAFIDTPGLKGTPADRYEVLKNLQLADTILFVLDANASFTDKERSVLTQIGELAPDVPVHFLLSKMDTVVNEQDAIHILEETKSKIHAFLPDARVFAFSSHYDRNQQLNDLKAFINSFRNVRNIADKRLAKLLYFIRITIAGMLQKRTDVENQLVEAIRWNEEILMKLTGAVHQLDDTVAQKAKSVSKAYYDMKEDIEQEIATMVPRMLQECSELVKEDSNFSKIHLDLNVEMNKRLQEYLDQQVMPKYYRSLQEWIEICREEFVQSQEYLQELAEGFNSIYGEDKISLFCDFKVLDDWRRDTDRMTSRFHLESINILLRRTPSQFLMKSAGKLFGAISQNKTMLYNKYKAFVEHEDYSDTAKAVSRQFLQPFTLLENSLERDVALFFKQPISLLNSTVEETKKEIAANKEMLNKLNTNPEMFRDPLTLFNVRLRQFEWMTVAGKGMQAVY, encoded by the coding sequence ATGACTTTGGAAGAGCGGTTAATACAAAAAAACTATTATAAAATGTTCATAAATGAACATGAAGAGATCCATCCGATTCGTGTGTTAGGTGACGCCTTTCAAGAAGAAGCCCGAAAAGATATCCCGGAATTATCCGCAATTCGTTTTGCACAAGGGGAAGTGTATTTTCATCATAAAGATTTTGAAGCAGCCATATTCAAATGGGAGAACATCCCAGGGGAGCTTGAGCTGTGGGCACGGAAAAATACAGCTGATGCGTATTATGAATTGGGGATGCTTTCAACTGCGGAAGATCTATACACGGCAATTGAAACGGATCAGACAACATTAAAAACGGAAGTGGCATTAAAATTATTCTCGCTTTATATCAAGAAAGGAAATTTAGATGCAGCTGTTTCTGTTATAAAGAGTACAATTGCTGAAAATCCTGACTACCCGAATGTGACGGCTATTGCCCGCTCGTTTTTTGAAGAGCAGAATGATTGGAATAATGCCGTAGAGCTTGCGGTAAACGAGGCAAAACGAACGGAATCGATAGAGTGGTTTACTATTCTTCAAACGTATGTGGAAAGCGGCGTTACTAAAGAGTTGGTGCCTTCCTATTTCTCACAGGTTCTCATTACGTTATTTCACTTGGACAAAATGAAATTTGAACAGCTTTTATCTGCGTTTTGGAATAGTTATAAACACCAGGATTCTTATTTTGCTTGGATCAAAGAAATCAATCAGCTGTTATTAATGCTTGAGCTGGAGCGAAATTTTGACTGGCATGAACTATCAAGACTACATAGGGATGCGTATTTTAGCTTTATTAATGGCAGATATTTTATTCAAATGTTGCAGGAATTTGTTCCTGATTTACTGACAAACTGGCTCCGCATAGCGGATACAAAAAATGTCGTCCTATCATCCGCAGCTGTTCTTTCGTGGAATGAGCTGTTTCCGGCAACCATCGTCCCTGTTGTTGTCAAAGAAGCAGAGAAACTCCTCAGCATTACGGAATCAGACATCGATGAACTGGAAGAGTGCCTGACACTCTTTGATTCGATCATCCAATGGGCTGTAGAGCATGATATGGGCGGAAATAATCGTGTACAGTGGACGGTGGAACAGCTGATTGATTTTGATACACAGCATGTGCTCGTTACGGGACTTAGCGGCAGTGGGAAATCGTCATTTTTGAATACGGTGCTTGGAGAGCATTTACAGGATAGTCCGACATCGTCCATGGTCATGTTTAAACATGCAGAGGAAACAGAAATCACGGAAATTACGGATCAAGAGGTTACAAGATTAGCTGGTTTTGCCGATTTTCAAGAGCGGATGGACCGTCTGCGTAATGCACTGGAATCCATAATCGAATATAGACGGCCAAGTATATTTCTACAGGAAAATCAGGTTGCGTTTATCGATACCCCTGGTTTAAAGGGAACGCCTGCTGATAGATATGAAGTGTTAAAAAATCTCCAATTGGCAGACACGATTCTATTTGTCTTGGATGCAAATGCATCATTTACAGATAAAGAAAGATCTGTTTTAACGCAAATTGGAGAGCTTGCTCCAGATGTTCCTGTCCATTTTCTATTAAGTAAAATGGACACGGTTGTGAATGAGCAGGATGCGATTCATATTTTAGAAGAAACCAAATCAAAAATCCATGCCTTTTTACCTGATGCCAGGGTATTCGCCTTTTCATCACATTATGATCGGAATCAGCAATTGAATGATCTAAAAGCGTTTATAAATTCGTTTAGAAATGTAAGGAATATTGCGGATAAGCGCCTGGCAAAACTTCTTTATTTTATCAGAATTACGATTGCGGGGATGTTGCAAAAACGGACCGACGTGGAAAATCAACTCGTGGAAGCGATTCGCTGGAATGAAGAGATATTAATGAAGCTGACTGGTGCAGTCCATCAATTGGATGATACCGTTGCTCAGAAGGCAAAATCGGTTTCCAAAGCATATTATGATATGAAGGAAGATATTGAACAGGAAATTGCCACAATGGTGCCAAGGATGCTGCAGGAGTGTTCCGAGTTAGTTAAGGAGGACAGCAACTTCAGCAAAATTCATCTAGACCTAAATGTGGAAATGAATAAGAGACTTCAAGAGTACCTTGACCAGCAAGTGATGCCGAAATATTATCGGTCACTTCAGGAATGGATTGAGATTTGCAGAGAGGAATTTGTGCAATCACAAGAATATTTGCAAGAATTGGCAGAGGGCTTTAATAGCATTTATGGGGAAGACAAAATCTCACTCTTTTGTGATTTTAAAGTACTGGATGACTGGCGCCGCGATACGGATAGGATGACTAGCCGGTTTCATTTGGAATCTATCAATATTTTACTGCGGAGAACCCCATCACAATTTCTAATGAAAAGCGCGGGGAAATTATTCGGTGCGATTTCGCAAAATAAAACAATGCTTTATAACAAATATAAGGCTTTTGTCGAGCATGAGGATTATTCCGATACGGCGAAGGCAGTAAGCCGTCAATTCCTTCAGCCATTTACTTTGCTGGAAAACTCATTGGAGCGGGATGTAGCCTTGTTCTTTAAACAGCCGATCAGCCTCTTAAATAGTACGGTTGAAGAAACGAAGAAGGAGATTGCCGCTAATAAGGAGATGTTAAACAAGTTAAATACCAACCCAGAAATGTTCCGTGATCCATTAACATTGTTTAATGTTCGTCTAAGACAATTCGAATGGATGACGGTGGCGGGGAAGGGCATGCAAGCAGTTTATTAG
- the pelF gene encoding GT4 family glycosyltransferase PelF, which translates to MKKLTVLLTTEGTYPYHQGGVSTWCDTLVKELDMVDYILYSVITDPFITQKFQMPKATQLFKVPLWGTEEPCEHLPTPFSLVYLQKKRTTDKVIKNLFLPLFKELILEMISPEKNPEHFGVILHQLYKYFQEYEYKETFKSELVWNHYKSFILEWMDDPALKLTQPDIYGLIQSLGWVYRFLNIINTSVPKAHVSHSSASAFCGIPCVIAKIEHKTPFLLTEHGVYLREQYLSLSKRNLPIFLNTFLIRFIHSINSLNFHYADQVSPVCHYNTRWETKFGVPQENIEVIYNGVDTNVFMEGKKAERLHPTVVTVARIDPIKDIISLIHTAAIVKKQIKNVKFIVYGSVSVQGYYEECKALVKKLQLEETVIFAGHSNNMVAAYHSGDVIALSSISEAFPYSVVEAMMTGKPVVATDVGGIREALGNTGFLVTPRKPEEFAQSIILLLNNANLRDSLGRDARERALNYFTLDKVKDHHLKTYIKLATHSFKQSPIMKEQKQTDSNQRLEWQKLHSERAYALMSNGFYKEAIEQFRLAINKEPESPAVFIYKTEIAKAYYQLGETEKATWQFEKLKEWGLNEPLRKAK; encoded by the coding sequence ATGAAAAAATTAACCGTTCTGCTCACAACTGAAGGAACTTATCCTTATCATCAGGGAGGGGTCAGCACTTGGTGTGATACCCTTGTGAAGGAATTGGATATGGTGGACTATATTTTATACAGTGTCATCACTGACCCATTTATTACACAAAAGTTTCAAATGCCAAAGGCAACACAACTTTTTAAAGTGCCATTATGGGGAACCGAAGAGCCTTGTGAACATTTGCCAACCCCTTTTTCACTTGTCTATTTACAAAAAAAGAGAACAACCGATAAAGTCATAAAGAATTTGTTTCTGCCACTCTTTAAAGAATTGATTTTGGAAATGATCAGTCCTGAAAAAAATCCGGAACATTTTGGGGTTATCTTGCATCAGCTTTATAAGTATTTTCAGGAATATGAATATAAAGAAACCTTTAAATCAGAGCTCGTGTGGAACCATTATAAATCATTCATTTTGGAATGGATGGATGATCCGGCTTTAAAACTAACGCAGCCAGATATTTATGGGTTGATACAGAGTCTTGGTTGGGTTTACCGGTTTTTAAATATCATCAATACGAGTGTCCCAAAGGCACATGTCAGCCATTCATCAGCCTCGGCTTTTTGCGGTATTCCTTGTGTAATAGCAAAAATAGAGCACAAAACTCCATTCCTGTTAACAGAGCATGGTGTCTATCTCCGTGAGCAATACTTATCACTATCAAAAAGAAATTTGCCAATCTTTCTAAATACGTTCCTGATCCGCTTTATCCATTCCATTAATTCATTAAATTTTCATTATGCGGACCAAGTTTCACCAGTTTGCCATTATAACACAAGGTGGGAAACGAAATTTGGGGTACCGCAGGAAAACATTGAAGTAATCTACAATGGAGTGGATACAAATGTATTTATGGAAGGAAAAAAGGCGGAGAGACTGCATCCCACTGTAGTAACAGTCGCAAGGATTGACCCAATCAAAGACATTATATCCCTGATTCATACTGCAGCCATCGTGAAAAAACAAATTAAAAACGTGAAATTTATCGTGTACGGGTCTGTGTCTGTACAAGGATATTATGAGGAATGCAAGGCATTGGTAAAAAAACTTCAGCTAGAAGAAACGGTCATTTTTGCTGGTCATTCCAATAATATGGTTGCGGCGTATCATTCAGGTGATGTTATTGCACTCTCGAGTATTTCTGAGGCATTTCCATATTCTGTTGTTGAAGCGATGATGACAGGAAAACCTGTCGTCGCAACAGATGTGGGTGGAATTCGAGAGGCACTAGGGAATACGGGCTTTCTCGTTACGCCAAGAAAGCCCGAGGAATTTGCACAATCTATTATTTTATTATTAAACAATGCAAACTTAAGAGATTCATTGGGAAGGGATGCAAGAGAGCGGGCACTTAACTATTTTACATTGGATAAAGTAAAAGACCATCATTTGAAAACTTATATAAAGCTTGCCACGCATTCCTTTAAACAAAGTCCTATTATGAAAGAACAGAAACAGACTGATTCAAATCAGAGATTAGAATGGCAAAAGCTACACAGTGAAAGAGCGTACGCATTAATGTCAAATGGCTTTTACAAAGAAGCCATTGAACAATTCCGGCTTGCGATTAATAAGGAGCCAGAGTCACCGGCAGTATTTATTTATAAAACCGAAATTGCTAAAGCGTATTATCAATTAGGGGAAACCGAAAAAGCAACATGGCAATTTGAAAAATTAAAAGAATGGGGATTGAATGAGCCACTAAGAAAAGCAAAATGA
- a CDS encoding carboxylate--amine ligase: MQTVIITDGLLRKSLSATRSLGKRGIKTIVGDQSSLSPSGFSKHCYKRVKYPDPKLTPEQFLSWLKQQLKQENVPVLLPMDDAVVDIVMEHWEDIKNLCKCLLPSRQAYDTAADKFETIELARKQSVKCPETYLPNDKQDVVKMAETAVFPLVVKPRKSSGSRGIRKVENKESLLEIYEEIRKEYPNPMIQECIPFGDRYDVCLLYDQQHEVKASFVQKEIRHFPIKMGPSTVQESVSNEELIELSIHLLKPLNWTGIVEVEYMIEPRTNQPVLMEINPRFWNSLDLAIQSGIDFPYLLYQLCLGQSVPVQKEYPAGRRSRWLFPGDLLHFLLNPERFSMKPSFFSGKKQSVFDDTFSLADPLPGVMLILCCVRLAFSIKSWKMFFKR; encoded by the coding sequence ATGCAGACGGTAATTATAACGGATGGCTTGTTGCGGAAATCATTGTCTGCCACACGTTCTCTAGGAAAAAGGGGCATTAAAACGATTGTCGGTGACCAATCAAGCTTGTCGCCAAGCGGCTTCTCAAAGCATTGTTATAAAAGAGTAAAGTATCCGGATCCAAAACTCACTCCTGAACAATTTCTCTCATGGCTGAAGCAGCAGCTTAAACAAGAAAATGTCCCTGTGCTGCTGCCGATGGATGATGCTGTGGTCGATATCGTCATGGAACATTGGGAGGACATAAAGAACCTATGCAAATGTCTGTTGCCATCAAGGCAGGCGTATGATACGGCGGCTGATAAATTTGAAACAATCGAGCTGGCAAGGAAACAAAGTGTAAAATGTCCGGAAACATATTTGCCAAATGATAAACAAGATGTTGTGAAAATGGCTGAAACAGCAGTTTTTCCGCTTGTTGTTAAACCGCGAAAAAGCAGCGGTTCACGCGGTATACGAAAAGTAGAGAATAAAGAATCGCTTTTGGAGATTTATGAGGAGATTAGAAAAGAGTATCCGAATCCAATGATTCAGGAATGTATTCCTTTTGGCGACCGCTATGATGTTTGTCTTCTGTATGATCAACAACATGAAGTAAAAGCATCCTTTGTTCAAAAAGAAATTCGGCATTTTCCGATTAAAATGGGACCGAGCACAGTTCAAGAAAGCGTTAGTAATGAAGAATTAATCGAACTTAGTATACATTTGCTAAAACCTCTAAATTGGACAGGCATTGTTGAAGTTGAATACATGATCGAACCAAGAACCAATCAGCCTGTTTTAATGGAGATTAACCCGCGTTTCTGGAATTCTCTTGATTTAGCGATTCAAAGCGGCATTGATTTTCCTTATCTGCTATATCAATTATGTTTGGGTCAAAGTGTCCCAGTGCAAAAGGAATATCCTGCTGGCAGACGAAGCAGGTGGCTGTTTCCCGGTGATCTTCTTCATTTTCTACTAAATCCGGAACGATTCTCGATGAAACCATCCTTCTTTTCAGGAAAGAAACAGTCTGTGTTTGATGATACCTTCAGTCTGGCAGACCCGCTGCCTGGCGTCATGTTAATCTTATGTTGTGTTCGATTGGCTTTTTCGATTAAGAGCTGGAAAATGTTCTTTAAGCGTTAG
- a CDS encoding DUF3473 domain-containing protein — protein MLNALTVDVEDWYHTNGLNIPQKEWDSLPSTVLPNTMRLLDLFDEFEVKGTFFVLGDVAKRYPQLVREIVNRGHEIGSHGMYHQLVYKQSLEEFKADVLESIETLKEISGQNITLYRAPSWSISEDRLGVLEFLEQNGIKVDSSLQPFKTPLSGMSGIPTRPFKPMLGGKSLNLIEFPPTVWQISKNFTFPFAGGFYLRFFPKLVIAYLLNKLNEKKPGLVYIHPWEIDPFIPKRKTSLFIYIIQYYRLKSTERKLRSLLGKFQFAPVGKVLEHVEIIHEKL, from the coding sequence ATGTTAAATGCACTAACGGTTGATGTTGAAGATTGGTACCACACAAATGGATTAAATATCCCTCAAAAGGAATGGGACAGTCTACCATCAACTGTATTACCAAATACAATGAGGCTATTAGATTTGTTTGATGAATTTGAAGTGAAAGGCACATTTTTCGTCTTGGGTGATGTGGCAAAAAGATATCCGCAATTAGTAAGAGAGATTGTGAATCGCGGTCATGAAATTGGCTCGCATGGAATGTATCATCAGCTTGTCTATAAACAATCATTGGAAGAATTCAAAGCAGATGTTCTTGAATCCATTGAAACGCTTAAAGAAATTTCTGGTCAAAATATTACGTTATATCGGGCTCCATCATGGTCCATATCAGAGGATAGATTGGGCGTATTAGAGTTTTTGGAACAAAATGGAATAAAGGTGGATTCAAGTTTACAGCCTTTTAAAACCCCATTATCGGGAATGAGCGGGATTCCAACAAGGCCATTTAAACCAATGTTAGGAGGGAAATCGCTGAATCTTATTGAATTTCCGCCAACGGTTTGGCAGATCAGCAAAAACTTCACCTTCCCATTTGCAGGGGGATTTTATTTAAGATTTTTCCCTAAGCTAGTAATAGCTTATTTGCTGAATAAATTGAATGAGAAAAAACCGGGACTTGTCTATATCCATCCATGGGAAATAGACCCGTTCATCCCGAAAAGAAAAACGAGCTTGTTTATTTATATCATTCAATATTATCGTTTAAAGTCTACGGAACGGAAATTAAGAAGCTTATTAGGAAAATTTCAATTTGCTCCTGTTGGAAAGGTATTGGAGCACGTTGAAATCATTCATGAAAAGCTTTAG
- the murJ gene encoding murein biosynthesis integral membrane protein MurJ has protein sequence MKERNAYGTVQILIFFNLLLALIAFFKDVLLAGYFGTSKVADAINLAFFIPDTVGNNLIGTAIAVSSIPVLTQLSIGKESAFYHLTLQRIAAVVFGGTLLVLGGLLLLANPLFHLFHLSGGEDSWKVLNLYYMMSPIIVAAPCWLLGSAILQASKRFLLPAITPVLYNLFILFCIVICQWSGISQTKGEVVFSIGLTAGTAIVGVLTWAYIFREQKVVWRFKDFFLKIDSPEIKKLSSAFTSYLFILLFSQAVLLSERVFASTLETGTIAALSYAYRISQFPIWVFIAAINTFILPTISAHVVKNDRSSLKKDLFRSFTFVILVSAFLSMLLVIFSEPLLQLVLARGSFNSQSVELTSRILKGYGLSIVGQSLYVFCTRYYVAEGKLKVPFIIGLFGSLLNIILLKIFIPVEGASGIGYAAAMASTFNGVTILVYFIKNLIAVEQKRGITYE, from the coding sequence ATGAAGGAAAGAAATGCATACGGTACCGTACAAATTCTTATATTCTTTAATCTGCTCCTGGCCCTGATTGCTTTCTTTAAAGATGTTCTATTAGCAGGCTATTTTGGTACTAGTAAAGTAGCGGATGCTATAAATCTTGCTTTCTTTATTCCTGATACAGTCGGGAATAATCTAATTGGAACGGCTATAGCTGTTTCCAGCATACCGGTGCTGACACAATTATCCATCGGGAAGGAATCTGCCTTTTATCATCTTACACTTCAGAGAATAGCCGCAGTTGTTTTTGGAGGTACCCTGCTTGTTTTAGGAGGATTACTTCTGCTAGCAAACCCGCTGTTTCACTTATTTCATTTATCTGGAGGAGAAGACTCTTGGAAAGTCTTGAATTTGTATTACATGATGTCGCCGATCATAGTGGCAGCGCCTTGCTGGCTCCTGGGGTCAGCGATCTTGCAAGCTTCCAAACGATTCCTGCTCCCTGCCATAACTCCGGTCTTATATAATCTGTTCATTCTATTTTGTATTGTCATTTGTCAATGGTCGGGAATATCCCAAACTAAAGGGGAAGTGGTATTCTCGATTGGATTGACAGCTGGAACGGCTATCGTGGGTGTTCTAACTTGGGCCTATATCTTTAGAGAGCAAAAAGTAGTTTGGAGATTCAAAGATTTTTTCTTGAAAATAGATTCACCTGAAATAAAGAAACTATCATCTGCCTTTACTTCTTATTTATTTATTCTGTTATTTAGCCAAGCAGTTTTGCTTTCTGAAAGAGTTTTTGCAAGCACACTGGAAACGGGCACGATTGCCGCTTTATCGTATGCCTATCGAATTTCCCAATTTCCAATCTGGGTTTTTATTGCAGCAATTAATACGTTTATATTACCAACGATCAGCGCTCATGTTGTAAAAAATGATCGTTCGTCATTAAAAAAGGATTTATTCAGGTCTTTTACATTTGTAATTCTTGTTTCAGCTTTTCTTTCCATGTTGTTAGTTATCTTTTCAGAACCATTATTACAGCTTGTTCTGGCAAGGGGATCTTTTAACAGTCAATCTGTTGAGTTAACAAGCAGAATTCTAAAAGGGTACGGTTTATCCATTGTCGGGCAAAGCTTATATGTGTTTTGTACGCGGTATTATGTTGCGGAAGGAAAATTGAAAGTACCATTTATCATAGGATTGTTCGGGAGTCTGTTAAATATCATTCTCTTAAAAATATTCATTCCTGTCGAAGGAGCATCCGGAATTGGTTATGCTGCCGCGATGGCCTCTACTTTTAATGGTGTTACCATCTTGGTCTATTTCATAAAAAATTTAATTGCCGTTGAGCAAAAGAGAGGAATTACCTATGAATGA
- a CDS encoding glycosyltransferase family 2 protein: MNEYLVAVPAFNEEKNIEKVIHSLKQLNAPIDVVIINDGSSDQTALRAHQAGAKVVSHPTNLGYLAAIQTGFKYAEKHQYPFIIFFDGDGQHDPICVNDMIKAITRDGVDVVIGSRFLIESNMKTSFAKMLAIKFFRSIIYRTTKKHITDPTSGFKAFKANVYKRFTNSKDFYYDLPDSNFIIDILLQNHHVLEIPVNMFEREHGESKIHHSGIKPMIYMAQTILSIFIVIMKNKFQPTGGKTS, translated from the coding sequence ATGAATGAATACTTAGTAGCAGTTCCTGCATTTAATGAAGAAAAGAATATTGAAAAAGTGATTCATTCCTTAAAGCAATTAAATGCACCGATTGATGTTGTCATTATTAATGACGGTTCCAGCGATCAAACTGCTTTAAGAGCGCATCAAGCAGGTGCCAAAGTGGTAAGCCATCCTACGAATCTTGGTTATTTAGCAGCCATTCAGACAGGATTTAAATATGCGGAAAAACACCAGTATCCATTTATTATCTTTTTTGATGGGGATGGACAGCATGATCCCATATGCGTAAATGACATGATAAAAGCGATTACCCGCGATGGAGTGGATGTCGTTATTGGATCAAGATTTTTAATAGAGAGTAACATGAAAACGAGCTTTGCTAAGATGCTTGCCATCAAATTCTTTCGATCCATTATTTATCGGACAACCAAGAAACACATTACAGATCCAACATCAGGATTCAAGGCATTTAAAGCAAATGTTTATAAACGGTTTACAAACTCCAAGGATTTTTACTATGACTTGCCTGATAGCAATTTTATTATTGATATTTTACTTCAAAACCATCATGTATTAGAGATACCGGTTAATATGTTTGAACGGGAGCATGGAGAAAGCAAAATCCATCATAGTGGAATAAAGCCGATGATTTATATGGCGCAAACAATTCTGAGTATTTTCATCGTCATCATGAAAAATAAATTCCAGCCGACAGGTGGGAAGACATCATGA
- a CDS encoding DUF2304 domain-containing protein, with amino-acid sequence MNSFLQIFLIICALLFLIGVVSLLLKNKISERYSVIWLAGSLLIFFIAGNPKLLDRTAKVLGIAYPPSLLFLLSTLILLLFCLYQTIQITKLTNKVKDISQYLALHQFQEQEVEGRITEVKSGYEQGNYEY; translated from the coding sequence ATGAATAGTTTTCTGCAGATTTTCTTAATAATTTGTGCCTTATTATTTTTAATAGGCGTTGTCAGTTTGTTGTTGAAAAATAAAATCAGTGAACGGTACTCTGTCATTTGGCTAGCAGGATCTTTATTGATTTTCTTTATTGCCGGTAATCCAAAATTACTGGATAGAACTGCTAAAGTGCTGGGGATTGCCTATCCGCCTTCGCTATTGTTCCTGCTTTCAACACTTATTCTATTATTATTTTGTTTATATCAAACTATTCAAATTACCAAATTGACGAACAAAGTGAAGGATATCTCCCAGTATTTAGCGCTCCATCAATTTCAAGAGCAGGAAGTAGAAGGCAGAATAACCGAGGTGAAAAGTGGCTATGAACAAGGAAATTATGAATATTAA
- a CDS encoding HD-GYP domain-containing protein: protein MNKEIMNINAYIPIILAIILTAATVILLLFLFRAKKRSPQVQIGFLQSLINDFKPTLGMEKNLDFILRKTQELVEAPNYSFYIYNSVNNRFTLKAVRQLALDANIAPSYSGLVPYEKEKYDPPLSLSKDRLTERATVAKEGEVPILTIPIKGGQGLIQIGPVTRVASKTLLEFEQISELLEIPLRNLIEEEEQRRNYEVLETSSKAIKYINRLYIHEKEYIKLIAETCLKSAKPSASMIIAANSSFHKVIHSTGLSKQIQENASQSDFLVKLKELTAAKAFSIIEETSTRHSKLNQLLSITASGYYVICQFTLLDSHYFILFAFEHGTQSMESMRNLSMKMLWSQIQQLIQMKQHSKQNSIVYIDFLKSIAAFIDQLSPFTTGSSKLMSNYSMAIAREMGLSEYQIQTIGLAAYLSNIGVIGISDGLLGKDGIYSDEEYEQMKLHSEVGAAIIENTIALDEVALLVKHHHERMDGNGYPSRMMGEEIPVGSRIISVVQTFLAKINGRSYREPLPFDEALKLIMDSAGSQLDSKIVTVFMKWYETKRNPLMGKNKALGNCWELSCVPSSICSQCPAYKNTSTQNCWEFERNNCRVHGKTCETCFVYSEAMSRLKSDDNSSQAGGISC from the coding sequence ATGAACAAGGAAATTATGAATATTAATGCATATATACCAATTATTCTTGCAATCATTTTGACTGCAGCTACTGTGATCTTGCTCCTTTTCTTATTCCGTGCCAAAAAGAGGAGCCCTCAAGTACAAATCGGTTTTCTGCAATCATTAATAAATGATTTTAAACCAACCTTAGGAATGGAGAAAAACCTGGATTTCATTTTGCGAAAAACACAGGAGTTAGTTGAAGCACCCAATTATAGTTTTTACATTTATAATTCGGTTAATAATAGATTCACATTAAAAGCAGTCCGGCAGTTAGCCTTGGATGCCAATATTGCACCTTCCTACAGTGGTCTAGTGCCTTATGAAAAGGAAAAATATGACCCGCCGCTTTCTTTATCAAAGGATCGTTTAACAGAGAGAGCAACTGTCGCTAAAGAAGGAGAAGTACCCATACTCACCATACCGATTAAGGGTGGGCAAGGTTTGATCCAGATTGGTCCGGTTACTAGAGTTGCTTCGAAAACGCTGCTAGAATTTGAACAAATCAGCGAGCTTTTGGAGATTCCATTGAGAAACTTGATAGAAGAGGAGGAGCAGCGGAGAAATTACGAAGTGCTTGAAACCTCTTCTAAAGCAATAAAATACATCAACCGTTTATATATACATGAAAAAGAATATATAAAATTGATAGCAGAAACCTGTCTAAAGTCTGCCAAGCCTTCAGCAAGTATGATCATAGCGGCGAATTCCTCTTTTCATAAAGTTATACACTCCACCGGATTAAGCAAACAAATCCAGGAGAATGCTAGTCAATCAGACTTTTTGGTGAAACTAAAAGAACTAACAGCGGCAAAAGCATTTTCAATTATCGAAGAAACGTCTACACGGCATTCAAAATTAAACCAGCTATTATCCATTACGGCCTCTGGATATTATGTTATCTGTCAATTTACCTTATTGGATTCACACTATTTTATTCTTTTTGCATTTGAACACGGAACCCAAAGTATGGAAAGCATGAGAAACCTCTCGATGAAAATGCTATGGTCTCAAATTCAACAGCTCATTCAAATGAAGCAGCATTCTAAACAGAATTCTATTGTCTATATCGATTTCTTAAAAAGTATCGCCGCTTTCATTGACCAATTATCGCCCTTTACCACGGGATCATCAAAGCTGATGTCCAATTATTCAATGGCGATTGCACGAGAAATGGGCTTAAGTGAGTACCAAATCCAAACGATTGGGTTGGCCGCTTATTTAAGTAACATTGGAGTAATTGGGATATCCGATGGTTTATTAGGAAAAGATGGGATTTACTCAGACGAAGAATATGAACAAATGAAGCTGCATTCTGAGGTGGGAGCGGCCATTATTGAAAATACGATCGCGCTGGATGAGGTGGCACTATTGGTGAAACATCACCATGAAAGAATGGATGGAAATGGCTATCCATCAAGAATGATGGGAGAAGAGATCCCTGTGGGTTCAAGAATTATATCCGTCGTTCAAACCTTTTTGGCTAAAATTAACGGCCGGTCCTATCGTGAACCTCTGCCTTTTGACGAGGCGCTTAAGCTGATTATGGATTCAGCAGGGTCCCAATTGGATAGCAAGATTGTTACTGTGTTTATGAAATGGTACGAGACTAAAAGGAATCCATTAATGGGGAAAAATAAAGCCTTGGGAAACTGTTGGGAACTAAGCTGCGTTCCCTCATCCATTTGCTCTCAATGCCCTGCCTATAAAAACACTTCCACTCAAAATTGTTGGGAATTTGAAAGGAACAATTGCCGAGTACATGGAAAAACGTGTGAAACTTGTTTTGTTTATTCGGAAGCAATGTCTAGATTGAAGTCGGACGACAACAGCAGTCAAGCAGGGGGGATCTCATGCTAA